The proteins below are encoded in one region of Lactuca sativa cultivar Salinas chromosome 3, Lsat_Salinas_v11, whole genome shotgun sequence:
- the LOC111883340 gene encoding uncharacterized protein LOC111883340 encodes MANFNMNTMTSYSHLLDSSTKIPMLIPEYYDQWADKMEYYLNGIDEELWNYINGPVVHPTNVQTLGASGTSDQVTNQGDHMKKNEKRCMRELRGALPHVVYNYICGCKTAKEVWITLKEKYQGSEKTKINFVKQCLVELKEFSQKDAETIENYYDRLNELIYRCSRYGITRSPMEFNLTFIMGLRKEWRSVSMMIKNHQSFDTSSLNDLYNQLKTHENKVAEMLEESKQSLGGPLALVSKMNEVVSVENEGTDDEGFLMNSNNEAVAFYSNNRVKKFFKKPFKPKGMQGDAKSGFEKARVKDGGKEKKKYEKYEKVDENVKESKTEKKLKGDSGVNCHYCNGANHFATDCMLRKKDEKKSKVKDEAYYAEKLEEVRAKAKGLSLVAKGEIDEDESGTYQI; translated from the coding sequence ATGGCGAACTTTAACATGAACACTATGACCTCATACTCTCATTTGCTTGATTCATCTACTaaaattccgatgttgattccGGAATATTATGATCAATGGGCTGACAAAATGGAATATTATCTGAATGGGATTGATGAGGAGCTCTGGAACTATATCAATGGACCAGTTGTACATCCTACGAATGTTCAAACATTAGGAGCCTCTGGAACTTCAGATCAAGTCACTAATCAAGgtgatcatatgaaaaagaatgagAAGAGATGTATGCGAGAGCTGAGAGGTGCATTGCCACATGTGGTTTACAACTACATTTGTGGCTGTAAAACAGCAAAAGAAGTATGGATAACATTGAAAGAAAAATACCAAGGTAGTGAAAAGACAAAGATCAATTTTGTTAAACAATGTCTTGTTGAGCTTAAGGAGTTCAGCCAGAAGGATGCTGAGACGATTGAAAATtattatgatcgtctgaatgaactCATTTATCGATGCAGCAGatatggaatcacaaggtctcCTATGGAATTCAATCTTACATTTATCATGGGCCTTCGCaaagaatggcgaagtgtgagcatgatgataaaGAATCATCAGAGCTTTGATACTTCGAGTCtgaatgatttatacaatcaactgaaaacacatgaaaacaAAGTGGCTGAAATGTTAGAAGAGTCGAAACAAAGTTTAGGTGGACCACTGGCGTTGGTGTCAAAAATGaatgaagttgtgtctgttgaAAATGAAGGCACGGATGATGAGGGGTTCCTGATGAATTCTAATAATGAGGCagttgcattttactcaaacaacagagtaaagaaattttttaagaagcCATTCAAACCAAAAGGTATGCAAGGAGATGCGAAGAGTGGTTTTGAGAAAGCTAGAGTAAAGGATGGAGGTAAGGAGAAGAAGAAGTATGAGAAGTATGAAAAGGTGGATGAAAATGTGAAGGAATCAAAGACAGAGAAAAAGCTGAAAGGTGACTCAGGAGTCAATTGTCATTACTGTAATGGAGCTAACCACTTCGCAACTGACTGCATGTTAAGGAAGAAGGATGAAAAGAAATCCAAAGTCAAAGACGAAGCTTACTATGCTGAAAAGCTTGAGGAAGTTCGTGCAAAAGCAAAAGGGTTATCTTTGGTTGCTAAGGGAGAGATAGACGAAGATGAAAGTGGAACCTACCAAATCTGA